In Thermobaculum terrenum ATCC BAA-798, one genomic interval encodes:
- a CDS encoding heavy metal-responsive transcriptional regulator, with protein MPGKKLRIGDLAAELGLNPKTIRYYEQIGLLPAAPRTESGYRVYGPGDVERLRFVLKAKAVGLSLKEIKEILLLQQSGQQPCEHVLALLDRKITAVEQQLLALTSIRQELVALRDQAAQTMGNETCICGLIEHYERH; from the coding sequence TTGCCAGGGAAGAAGTTGCGAATCGGGGACCTCGCCGCCGAACTGGGGCTGAACCCGAAGACGATCCGCTACTACGAACAGATCGGGCTGCTGCCCGCCGCGCCCCGTACCGAGTCGGGGTACCGGGTGTATGGACCCGGCGATGTGGAACGGCTGCGTTTTGTCCTGAAGGCGAAGGCCGTCGGCCTCAGCCTCAAGGAGATCAAGGAGATCCTCCTGCTCCAGCAGTCCGGGCAGCAGCCATGTGAACACGTGCTTGCGCTGCTTGACCGCAAGATCACCGCGGTCGAGCAGCAGCTGTTGGCCCTGACCTCTATCCGCCAGGAGCTAGTTGCCCTGCGAGACCAGGCAGCCCAGACGATGGGCAACGAGACATGCATCTGCGGGCTCATTGAGCACTACGAGCGACACTAA
- a CDS encoding glycoside hydrolase family 2 protein translates to MMIYPGLLPSHDREQLDLTGEWSFALDPDGRGEAEEWYRRLQSGRILVPGSWEEQGYGERPPEQIIGWSKKRSYEGAAWYVRQVEIPNVWRGKKIWLQLEGVNWTTGVWLNGTYAGSGDSLSTPHRFDLTDLAHPGEPNLLAIKVNNKVEGILNYEAHIHSRHTATNWGGIVGAVRLVATPRTWIEGLKIFPDAHRRTVRCEVLVASTTGARGTVEARAEVEGRRIAGAKMPLEIAQPGVKGLTLTLELGPDARLWSDRDPFLYELHLELATEEGVDVVDTRFGLRTFEVRGRKLYLNDEPLYLRGYVDCCIFPLTGYPPHDKSVYLQQFRRAKDYGFNHVRLHSWTPPDAFYEAADEVGMLVQNELPNWGNCNDPRYLAGAGNFLRSELERVVLHLQRHPSLVIHCMGNELLQSAPHGASHRYSPFLNQLVRRGRELDPSRLYLDQSGFGHLPEEPDRETDLNSYRSFRGTTPDSTTTWSTRVAGGRLPVIAHEHTQMDMYTRLDSSPKFTGVIEPSWEAQAMDALAAKQLLDEADRYYRASARLQLVCIKEQFERIRRTLELSGLQMLNLTDFPGQGTALNGVLDVFWEPKGHASAEVFRQFNAETVLLCACPRRTFPEGGWLEARLLLSHYGPDRVRGDVRWELAAGQDVLACGKLAVGDVPPGGLYEVGTLALRMPTGPKKLTLRAHLEGSHVHNSWDFWVFPTGRTQEVGAGVRLSPGLAWLADYYDQMEVIDRREHHRGVILTDRLNVRYVEEMYNGATVVYLAENDELQDAIPTGFESLFWTYLWFPNQPRTTMGLVVEDHPLMRRFPHDGHSDWQWYHLVEGAKAVGMEVLPSDLRPIVAVVDNWHRARKLGYMLEGRVGRGRFLMTTLQLLGEYPCHPEAVYLLDQLLGYIQGEEFSPATRLTLAHIWSLPRSPIHGGHL, encoded by the coding sequence ATGATGATCTATCCTGGCTTGCTGCCCTCCCACGACAGGGAGCAGCTGGACCTCACGGGTGAGTGGAGCTTTGCGCTGGATCCCGATGGCAGGGGTGAAGCTGAGGAGTGGTACAGGAGGCTGCAGAGCGGGCGCATCCTGGTGCCCGGCTCCTGGGAGGAACAGGGCTACGGCGAGCGTCCTCCCGAGCAGATCATCGGCTGGAGCAAGAAGCGTAGCTACGAAGGAGCTGCCTGGTATGTGCGCCAGGTGGAGATCCCAAACGTCTGGCGCGGCAAGAAGATCTGGTTGCAGCTGGAGGGGGTCAACTGGACGACAGGCGTATGGCTCAATGGCACCTATGCGGGCTCTGGAGATTCGCTGAGCACGCCCCATAGGTTCGACCTGACGGACCTCGCTCATCCGGGTGAACCTAACCTGCTGGCCATCAAAGTGAACAATAAGGTAGAGGGGATCTTGAACTACGAGGCCCACATCCACTCGAGGCACACTGCCACAAACTGGGGTGGCATCGTGGGCGCTGTACGATTGGTGGCCACCCCGCGGACTTGGATAGAGGGGTTGAAGATCTTCCCAGACGCCCACCGGCGCACGGTGCGCTGCGAAGTCTTGGTGGCCTCCACCACTGGGGCGAGGGGTACGGTGGAGGCCAGGGCTGAAGTCGAGGGGCGCAGGATCGCTGGAGCGAAGATGCCCCTGGAGATAGCCCAACCGGGAGTGAAGGGCCTTACCCTGACCCTCGAGTTAGGGCCGGATGCTAGGCTGTGGTCGGACCGCGACCCTTTCCTCTACGAACTGCACCTGGAGCTTGCCACGGAGGAAGGTGTGGACGTCGTGGACACGAGGTTCGGGCTGCGCACGTTTGAGGTGCGCGGCAGGAAGCTGTACCTCAACGACGAGCCCCTCTACCTGCGTGGGTACGTGGACTGCTGCATATTTCCCCTCACCGGCTATCCTCCACACGACAAGAGCGTGTACCTGCAGCAGTTTCGGAGGGCCAAGGACTACGGTTTCAATCACGTTAGGCTGCACTCCTGGACGCCCCCAGATGCCTTCTATGAGGCCGCAGACGAGGTGGGGATGCTGGTGCAGAACGAGCTCCCCAACTGGGGGAACTGCAACGACCCTCGGTACCTGGCTGGTGCCGGCAATTTCCTGAGATCGGAGCTGGAGAGGGTGGTGTTGCACCTGCAGCGGCATCCTTCATTAGTGATCCATTGCATGGGCAACGAGCTGCTGCAATCTGCACCTCACGGAGCCTCTCATCGGTACAGCCCGTTCCTCAACCAGCTGGTACGCAGGGGCAGGGAGCTGGACCCTTCCAGGCTGTACCTGGACCAAAGCGGGTTTGGGCACCTGCCCGAGGAGCCGGACAGGGAGACCGACCTCAACTCCTACAGGTCTTTCCGGGGCACGACCCCGGATAGCACGACCACCTGGTCCACCAGGGTTGCCGGTGGGCGGCTGCCGGTGATCGCCCACGAGCACACCCAGATGGACATGTACACAAGGCTGGACTCATCCCCCAAGTTCACCGGAGTGATCGAGCCCTCCTGGGAGGCCCAGGCGATGGATGCTCTCGCGGCCAAGCAGCTGCTCGATGAAGCGGATAGATACTACCGAGCATCGGCGCGACTGCAACTGGTGTGCATCAAGGAGCAGTTCGAGAGGATCAGGCGCACTCTGGAGCTCAGCGGCCTACAGATGCTCAACCTGACCGACTTCCCCGGGCAGGGCACTGCCCTCAACGGCGTGCTGGACGTTTTCTGGGAACCCAAGGGGCACGCATCAGCTGAGGTCTTCAGGCAGTTCAACGCCGAGACGGTGTTGCTGTGCGCGTGTCCGAGGCGTACTTTCCCCGAGGGTGGGTGGCTGGAGGCCAGGTTGCTCCTGTCCCACTATGGTCCAGACAGAGTGCGCGGTGATGTGCGTTGGGAGCTGGCGGCAGGCCAGGACGTCCTGGCCTGTGGCAAGTTGGCTGTGGGAGACGTGCCGCCTGGGGGGTTGTACGAGGTGGGAACCCTGGCCCTCAGGATGCCTACAGGGCCCAAGAAGCTAACGCTGCGGGCTCATCTGGAGGGCAGCCACGTGCACAACTCCTGGGACTTCTGGGTGTTCCCCACAGGTAGGACCCAAGAGGTGGGCGCAGGAGTGCGGCTGAGCCCAGGCCTCGCCTGGCTGGCGGACTACTACGACCAGATGGAGGTCATTGACCGCCGTGAGCACCACCGAGGGGTGATACTTACCGATCGTCTGAACGTGCGCTATGTGGAGGAGATGTACAACGGGGCCACTGTGGTGTACCTGGCGGAGAACGACGAGCTGCAGGACGCGATACCCACAGGTTTTGAATCCCTCTTCTGGACCTACCTGTGGTTTCCCAACCAACCGCGCACCACGATGGGCCTGGTTGTGGAGGACCACCCCCTCATGCGGCGTTTCCCCCACGATGGGCACTCCGATTGGCAGTGGTACCATCTCGTGGAGGGTGCCAAGGCGGTGGGGATGGAGGTCTTGCCCTCGGATCTCAGACCTATCGTGGCTGTGGTGGACAACTGGCACAGGGCGAGGAAGCTGGGGTACATGCTCGAGGGACGTGTGGGCAGGGGCAGGTTCCTGATGACGACGCTGCAGCTGCTGGGGGAGTATCCCTGCCATCCCGAGGCCGTGTACCTGCTGGACCAGCTGCTGGGCTACATCCAGGGAGAGGAGTTCTCTCCAGCCACCAGGCTTACCCTAGCTCACATCTGGTCACTGCCCAGATCCCCCATCCATGGTGGCCATCTGTAA
- a CDS encoding TetR/AcrR family transcriptional regulator C-terminal domain-containing protein: MLPPDVVLHKLADAYGEFVSRPATIRLARLLLGEAPRHPQLFDPVVAGGPMRVIRFLKAYWTRSLDDLSPHSTLPYPVPIRLRLTAYKPTWGRQA; this comes from the coding sequence TTGCTTCCACCAGATGTCGTGCTCCACAAGTTGGCGGATGCCTACGGGGAGTTCGTATCACGCCCGGCGACGATCAGGCTGGCCCGACTACTCCTGGGGGAGGCCCCGCGTCACCCACAGCTGTTCGACCCAGTGGTGGCAGGTGGCCCTATGAGGGTTATTCGATTCCTCAAGGCCTATTGGACACGCTCACTGGACGATTTATCTCCCCATTCCACTCTACCCTATCCAGTACCAATTCGCCTGCGCCTGACAGCTTACAAGCCTACCTGGGGCAGACAAGCATAA
- a CDS encoding DeoR/GlpR family DNA-binding transcription regulator, which translates to MAEPKTKHSQLRKEQILQRLLERAEVTVEELVEELGASPATIRRDLAELEREGLLRRTHGGASLAERMLYEPFLHDSSFEAQVRRESEAKRRIGLAAASLVADNETISLTPGTTTTQVARSIRHRRGITVITTTVNVAMELSNREDLTVFVAGGFLRGSWFSLVGSFTIRAVSEFFVDKVFIGVNGIHAEKGLTCWNAEEAAVNRALIEHAKQKIVVADHTKLGALATALICPTNWVDILITDTGAAEEAVQPFRDLGIEVILV; encoded by the coding sequence ATGGCTGAGCCTAAGACGAAGCATTCCCAGCTGCGCAAGGAGCAGATCTTGCAGCGGCTGCTGGAGCGAGCCGAGGTCACTGTGGAGGAGCTGGTGGAGGAGCTCGGGGCGTCTCCGGCCACGATTCGCCGCGATCTGGCGGAGCTGGAGCGGGAGGGTTTGCTACGGCGCACGCACGGGGGCGCCTCTCTTGCCGAGCGGATGCTGTACGAGCCCTTCCTGCACGATTCCTCCTTCGAGGCCCAGGTCCGCAGAGAGAGCGAGGCCAAGAGGAGGATCGGCCTGGCGGCCGCCTCCCTGGTGGCCGACAACGAGACTATCTCGTTGACACCTGGCACCACCACCACGCAGGTGGCCAGGAGCATCCGCCATCGCAGGGGCATCACCGTGATCACGACCACGGTAAACGTGGCGATGGAGCTCAGCAATCGCGAGGACCTGACCGTGTTCGTGGCCGGCGGCTTCCTGCGCGGCAGTTGGTTCTCTCTGGTCGGCAGCTTCACCATCCGTGCAGTGAGCGAGTTCTTCGTGGACAAGGTGTTCATAGGCGTCAACGGTATCCATGCTGAGAAAGGGCTCACCTGCTGGAATGCCGAGGAGGCGGCCGTCAACAGGGCACTCATCGAGCACGCCAAGCAGAAGATAGTTGTGGCCGACCACACCAAGCTGGGTGCCCTGGCCACAGCCCTGATATGCCCCACCAATTGGGTGGACATACTCATCACGGACACAGGGGCTGCCGAGGAAGCTGTGCAGCCCTTCAGAGATCTTGGGATTGAGGTGATACTGGTATGA
- a CDS encoding ROK family protein, which yields MSQVYLAYDVGGTRIKSGLVSADGRVLRRLVVPTEGHLGVRHVLGKLVELGRQLAGGQDLGGIGVGFTGVIDPSTGTVLQLNGKIPDVEGVSVGGYLQEAFGVPTKVDNDARVYALGEWVYGAGRGYSDVVCVTIGTGVGTGVIAGGRLLRSSGLLAGILGGHFTVDVNGSLCSCGNIGCWEVYASATALVNAMADHLGRGCGSELVGGELSVERVLGAVERGDGLACWVFERWLRYLASGVVTLIHAYDPQVVVIGGGVMARGELVLPRVREHVRAHAWTYPKGRVEVRGAELGDDAALLGAAALVMGGYDG from the coding sequence ATCAAGAGCGGGCTGGTGAGCGCGGACGGCAGGGTGCTCCGGAGGCTGGTGGTGCCCACGGAGGGGCATCTGGGTGTCCGGCACGTGCTGGGCAAGCTGGTGGAGCTGGGTAGGCAGCTAGCTGGGGGGCAAGACCTGGGAGGGATAGGCGTGGGCTTCACAGGGGTGATAGATCCCTCCACCGGCACCGTCCTGCAGCTCAACGGCAAGATCCCGGACGTGGAGGGAGTCAGCGTCGGGGGGTATCTACAGGAAGCTTTTGGAGTGCCCACCAAGGTGGACAACGATGCCCGGGTGTACGCGCTGGGGGAGTGGGTGTACGGGGCTGGTCGGGGTTACTCTGATGTGGTGTGCGTCACGATCGGTACCGGGGTGGGCACCGGGGTGATAGCTGGCGGCAGGCTGCTGAGGAGCTCTGGGCTGCTCGCTGGGATCCTCGGGGGACACTTCACGGTGGACGTCAACGGGAGCCTGTGCTCCTGTGGGAACATAGGGTGCTGGGAGGTGTACGCCTCGGCCACAGCACTGGTCAACGCGATGGCGGATCACCTGGGGAGGGGCTGTGGCTCGGAGCTTGTGGGAGGCGAGCTGAGCGTGGAGAGGGTGTTGGGTGCTGTGGAACGTGGAGATGGGCTGGCTTGCTGGGTGTTCGAGCGTTGGCTGCGGTACCTGGCCAGCGGGGTGGTGACGCTGATCCACGCCTACGACCCTCAGGTGGTGGTGATAGGCGGTGGGGTGATGGCCAGGGGAGAGCTGGTGCTGCCCAGGGTGAGGGAGCATGTGCGCGCCCACGCCTGGACATACCCCAAGGGCAGGGTGGAGGTGAGGGGGGCAGAGCTGGGAGATGACGCAGCGCTGCTGGGAGCAGCAGCGCTGGTGATGGGAGGTTACGATGGCTGA